Genomic window (Ailuropoda melanoleuca isolate Jingjing chromosome 7, ASM200744v2, whole genome shotgun sequence):
AGGAGAGGCCTCATCTGACTGCCCCACGGAGGAACTCCCACGAGCAGAGACTGTGTGCGGGGGCAGCTCCAGCATATCCTACGAAGGGCCACCAAGCAAAGGAGTGGCCGGGGCACAAGGCTGCACGTCCACTGTGAGAACCCTGCTGGCTACAACAGTGTTCCTCAGTCCGCGAGGTTTCAAAGAGTTCttgaggagggaggatggggagatgGCCCCAACGACTTGGGGCCTCTGATGTGATACGTGCTGTGGTGACTCTCAAGAAGGGGGAGCAGTGTTAGTGCCTTCCTGCCATATTTGACCACAGCGGCCTTTTGCAAACAATCACCAAATACCTGCAGTGTCCAGTTCAGGGACTGCCGCCCCAAGGGGCCactatctgcttctccctcgacTTGGCAGAGACACAGTGCAGACCAAAGACTTCTTCTCTGCTGTCCCAGTTAAGGACAGGGCCAGGGTGTTAGGTCCCTTCACGGGGACTTGAAGGCATCACTGTGTTCGGTTAGTCAGTGTAGAAATGACAGAACTTTGTCAGCACGTTGCGTGGACTCTTGTTCATGGATTCACCATTTGTAGTTTACGATAGAGTGCTCTgtgccctgcccacctccaggGGGCGCCATTCATACAGACCGTGGAGTGAATGAGGCCCTTTGTGGGGGGTGGAGTAGCAGCCCTCTGAAAACAGGTCTGTGTTTTAAACTGTGAAACACAAAACAGCGACAGTTCTTGGTCGGAATGTCTGACACATTCTCTTTCACCCTTGATTACATCCATTGACTCCTGTGTTTTGCAGTAAGAGCCACGTGTCAGGGTGGGAGTGGGTAAGAATCTTAAAGACTGGCGTTCAGACTCAGACCCACCAGTTCTTGTCTGAGACATCTAAGACTCGATTCTGTCACCAGTAAAACAGGAATGATGATAACACGTATCCCACCAAGCTGAGGCAAagtcctgctgctgctccctgccctcaGACTTTGGTGCCCAGGGCTGCTACCTCGAAGCCATGGCACCGGGCAATCCCGAGGGGGGGGTCGGTCTCAGGGACAAGTGGGACACTTGCTTACGCACAGCAGTTCTGAAAAACAGTAGTGTCCCTCAACTCTATGATTTGTTCTCAGCCAGGAGTGAGGTGGGACCCCTGAACATTGGCCTGTATCCAGAATTCCTTTCACTTGCTTCTAAAAAAATTTTGCTACCTTATGTAGGCATTAAATAATTTCTTGCATAAAAGCTCTAATTATCTTGGGTTCCTTGTATATGCACCATTCCATGTATATCCAGAACATGGAAATACAAATACACCCCTGATCTCAGAGGTGACAATTTTCATGGCATATCTCTGTACGACTTATTAACCAGAAAATGAGCATTCATATTTCCTAAGTCTAGGAGAACGAAGACTTAGAAAACCTCCCCAGAGCACATTTTGTGATGTGGGACTTCCCGAGGCTGAAATCAACGTCCTTGAGGAGCACAGGGAAGGTGGTTAAATTGCAtaccttgctttaaaaaaaaaaaaaaaaggtcatactGACAAAGTTGCTGATCAAAATGCAGACCTCTCTCCCCAATTCTTCCTAATGGTCTCAGTTCCCCGCTTTCAGTCCTTATTTCCCCACAGACCTGTTTTCCCTGAAGTCCCGGCATCGTGGGAGGAAGCGACTCGCTTGGCCATGCTGGTCGACGACGTCTGTACGTTGGCGCTTGTCTCTGTGTAGCCAGCAGTGCCTCCTCCTGTGTCCCCCTCCGTGTCCCTGCTTCGGCAGAAACTTCTCTGTCTGGACTGTCTGGCCAGCAGCAGCTTCCGGGCCGCTGCTCTGTACTTCTTTGAAATGAGGTTGTAGAGGATGGGGTTGATGGACGCACTCagatagaaaagttgcaaagcaACAATGTTGAAGTACTGAGAGAAGTTCATCATCCGAGAATCTTCCGTGTTTATGTAAATGATTCTGCCGACGTGGAAAGGCAACCAGCAAACTATAAATGCCAGAACCACCACCACTGCAAATCAAGACAGACACCAGAATTAGCTAAAGCCCCCGAAAGCAAGTAAGGGCCCCCGAGAAaccatccaaaaaaataaataatggcaaACGAAGTAAATAAAACTCGTACCTAGCCGAATCCCACCCCAGAACAACTGCTGCAAACAGCATCCATATTTGCTTTAAAACTGCATATACACCTTATCAAGGCTGGACATACCCAGAAGGAGAAATTTCTACGAACAATCTGTTCTGGCAGCCTTCCTTCCACAAACCTACTCCAGGGACATGTTCTCTGTATTCTGCTGAAAGGAATTCTGCAACAGGTCTGCACAGtcttttgtttcgttttgtttttttgacatgGGCATGGTTCACTTTAGCTTTCAGGTTAACTTAACATTAagttgttggtgttttttttttttaaagaattagctTAATGTGCTCCACCCCATCTTCTCAAGGGTACTACGAGTAATTCACATCTGTGCCATCTAACAGAGACAGGAGGTTGGTTTACCCATCCTGGATCAGCCCTGCTCACGGATCCAGCGGCTTTGGAAAATCATTTCGGCTTAGTGGACCCAGGGATCCCACCCTCAGGGGCGCCCTGGGGTTACCCAGAGCTATCAGAGGACTGGAGATGGTTTTCTCCGGAGACTGGCAGGACGGGCAGGTGGAGGCTGGAGCAAAATGACACAAGGAATTGTAGCGAGAAGAGGCGTTGGGAGACGAGGGGAAGGGGACGCTGCCTGGACCGCGCGCGCGTTCGGGGTGTTTGGAACGGAGGTGGCGCCACTTACGCAGGACGCGGACAGTCTGCCGGTGGCCCTTCTCGCGCCCGGAGGCGGCCGGGCCTCGCAGCGGCCCCCGGCTCCTCCACAGCTCCCGCCCGATGAGCCCGTAGAGGAcgctgaggcacagaaagggcaGGAAGAAGTAGGCGGTGGTGACCCACAGCATGACGCGCAGCGCGCCCAGCTGAGATGGGCTCGGCCGGCACTCACGACTGAACAGCGCCGCGGCGGCCGCGGCCTCGGCGGCCTCGGGCCCCGACGTCGGACAGCGGTGGCGCCCGCGACGCCCCGAGGGGCGACGGTGGCGGCCAGGTGCGGGGCGCGGGGGTGCGCGGCGCGGCTGCCGTTAAGGTCCGGGACCGCGGCGACGCCGGGGTCCTGCTCGACGCCCACCAGAAAGAAGAAGGGCCCTGCGGAGAGCAGCGCCACCGCCCAGAGCGCAGCGATGAGTGCGCGGACGCGGCGCCGGGTGACGAGGACGCGGGCGCGGAGCGGGCGGCAGATGGCAAGGTAGCGCTCGACGCTGAGCGCCGTCATGTGCAGCAGCGTGGCGTAGGTGCAGCCCTCGCCCACGTAGAGCGAGAGGCGGCAGAGCAGCTGCCCGAACACCCAGGGCCGCGAGCGCCAGAGGCGGTACAGGTCGAAGGGGAGCCCGAGTAGGATGAGCAGGTCGGACACGGCCATGCTGCCCAGGTACAGGTTGGTGGTGGTCCGCATGTCCCGGTAGCGCCCGATCAGCAGCACCGTCACCACGTTGCCGCTCACCCCGACGGCGAACAGACCCAGGCACACAGCGGTCACCGGCACCAGCGCCCCCAGGGGGAAGGGCGAGCAGAGGCGCTCGTCGCACGGCAGCAGCGCGCCCTCCGCGCCGTCGCTGCTGTTCCAGGGGCTGCCCATGGACGCGCCGCGCCGGCGGACGCAAGGACACGCTTGGCGCCCCTCCGCGCCGCCGCACCCCCGGCTGGCACCGGGGGCCGAGCGCAGGGCCACGCTGGTGAGGCGCTTCCTAGGGCAGCCCGCGCGCAGCGGCTCGCTGGCCCCTGTCCGCACTGGCCGAGCTCTGCGGCGCCGCGCGTGGGGACGCGAGTCTGCAGGGTCTGCTTTGAGGCCCTCCCGAGTGGGCGGCGCGCAGTCTCCGCCCCCGCCACCGCCCGCCCCACTCCCGCGGTCTCTCCTTGGTCGGTCGCGTGCCAGGAAGCTTCCCTCGCCGCCGCTGGAACACGGGAGGCGGCCGCGGCGCACGAGTCCTGCCCCGTCCAGGGAAGGACTGAACCCCGGCGAGGTGGGTTGCTGAGCGCAGCGGAGCGCGGGCGCTTTGGCCGCTCGAGTGGAGAGGGGGACTTTCTCAGGGATCTCGGCTGTGTCCAGGCAGTTAGGAAAGGCTGACTCAGTACTAACAGGAGAGGTGTTTAGACCGCAATCTAGAGTCCCTCCCGGGTTCTAGTTATGACTCTACAGCCGAGTGATCTGGTCTACCAGTCCCAGCCTAGCCCAGCCCAGGTCTCTTCTGTAAGTTTGCGAGGAGTGGAGGGAGTTCAGCAGGTAATTTCAGCCATCCCTTAAAACCCTGAAATCGGTGGGCATGACCATGTCTACTGGTTTTAAATAACAAGGGTTAAGTATTAACGTGTGTGTTTCAGTGCTTATATGTGCCGTATTGTTCCTATGCACAAcatattttataagcaaaaaagCAGAGTATTTGTCAACACTAGAAAGAACTAAAATTCTAGGGTGAAGACTAAAACTGATCTATGAGTCAGTTCATTGTGGTCTTAATGACAATAGCTGAGCCTTATTGAGTACTTAGGGTGTATTTGGACCTGTGCtttccatttaatcctcatgtcCTTGGGAGCTCATTTTACCCTTGAGCAAAGTAGGACTTGCTTGTGATTTTATCTCCTGGTAAAattcacaccacacacacaggaGTCTTGGAATGCCTGGGTCTCCCTGTGGATGAGCTGGTCCTCCAGTGCATCTCAGGCATCCCGCACACTGTATCCTTACCAGGACCTGGGAGACCTCCTGCATCTCTGCGGCAGTCATCCCCTTTCTGACCTCCACCGCTGGCTTTCTAGCTCACTTTCTCTAATACCTCAACTCCTGCTATTATCCACCCACCCTGGGACCTCAGATAGGTTGCTCCTCCTATTTACTTGTCCCTCACCTGCCTCAAGTCCTCACTTCCCTACCTGACCCAATTTAAACTACCAGTTGGCAATTCTAATCACTCCCAGGCAAGCACCTTGACTCCTGTGCTCTTTTATCTGTTGTCATGCACGCCCCCTTGACAAGAACACAACCACACCCGTGGTTAAATCGAATCTTCTGCCTACTTCGTGCACCCTCCCAAATAGCGGTTGAGTTGTTTCACTTGAAATTCACTACCTCTGGCGTGgcccttcatttttccttggcTATCCTCATACTTACCTATTCCACTCACTCTCCCACCCTCCAGACCACCCTTTTGTATATCCTCCTCTCTCCTTAATTCCCAGCATCTCCTCCTTCACCCTCAGTCTCAGCTGGTGACCTGGATTCTAGGAAAGAGTagaagcaacagaagaaaaattctcCATGTTCCCACCCGAGGCCGCTCCTCTCATTTCCACCCATATGCAGATGAATGAGTAGGTGGGACTTGTTCTTGAAGTcagctctgccccttcttccttcACCTCTCAGGGACCTCACTCTAGCAGTTCTCTCTCATGCATCTTCagaatctctccctcttctgGATCATTTCCGTGTATCCAGCAAAACTCCTCAAGAAAGTGTCTATATTCAATGTCTTcacttcttctctctccctccttccacccccaaacaaagaaaatgtaatttcatcATCTGTTGTTGATCTGATTTTCCCCTTGAGCGTTCACTGGCTGGGGAGCAAGAGCCAATAAATTATTTGAGTAAAGCCTAGTCCAGCTGGAAGATTGGAACGGTCCCTCTATGTGGTGTTCGGTTCTGGAGAACATACTTATTCCACAGCCTCgtcttccttccctgcctttccCTAGGGGAGCCCAAGTGTTTGGGAGGGGAGGTCAGGAGACTTGAAAGTCCTTATGAAGTAAAAGGGAGGGGACACCTAGCTTCGCGTGGGTTCTTGGGGGTACCCAGGATTGGCATTTGCCAGATTCCAGTTTGGTGCCCCCTTCTTGCCTGGCCACTGGGTGCTCTGCTAACCCCAGAGGAGTGGTCTGTGGTTAGTGAATTTGTGGTCCCTTTTTTTGACTCAAGGGATGCTCCCCAGAGTACCTGATACCTTCCCCTTGGCTCTCACGGCTGCAGTCCCTGAGGTTCGTCCCTTTTCTCCATTCTGCCCCAGAGCCTGGTCTGCCCAACCTCTGCTGAAGGCTCCTTGCTCCTTTCCCCACCCACCATGGCAGCCTGTGCCACGCAGGCTCGCAAGTGCCACCTACACCGTCTCCCACTATTCTGTATACTCACTCCCCATTCAGATACTCCCCTTCTTTGTTGTGTTCTCTCTACACTGCTTGTTTCAACTGCCCTATTATTTAACCTACTAAACTCTTTGTTGTTATctgccccgccccttcccctcccGACATCCTGTGGTCCCCTGGGCAGGGCTTTGAATCAGTACCTGGTACAAAGtgagaatttaataaatgtttgttaactCAGGGAATGAATAAGCTTCTGCAGAACCAGGTACCATTATTTTCTTTACGATTCCCAGCAATTGAGAACAGTACTTTGATTATAGTGGGtgttcagtaagtgtttgttgatATTGTCGTTCCAGGTAGGGTAGTGATATGGAGAGACGGGTTCACAGCAGGCTTTTCCTACATCGTGATGCGGCAACTCAAGCAGCACTGGGTCTGTCGGGCAGATCCGAGTCCTTATTATAATGGCTTGGCATTCTGTGTTTTAGCAAGAAATGGGATGAGATATCTGGAGAATAACTAAATCTGCTTCCTACTTTGTATTTCTAAGGTTACCCACCAGCTTACTGACTTCATACTTCATCCGATGGGAAGAAGAGGACATCCTCAGGTGTGTGGAGACCTCTCCCCTCTCCGTCATGAGTGTGTCTGCACCTGGTACTTGTGTGGGGTGATAGTGAGGCCAGGTCTGGCCTCACTATGGCTCTGTGTCCCTGGAAGCAAGAGATTGGTATCATCCATAGGCCCTTGGCCCCTGCCTGGAGGCCTCATAGGTTGGCTTTTCAGCGGGCTTGGATGTCCTGACTAGAAATAAAGCTAATGCTGGCAGTGTGCAAGTCACTGTTCCaagtatttgcatattttaactcatttaatcttcaataACAGCATTATGAGGTGggtcccattttattttattttttaaagatttttttttttaagtaatcactacacccaacgtggggctcgaacttacaaccccaaggtcaagagttgcctgctccaccacctgagccagccaggcgcccctcagtatatccattttataggggaggaaaacaaagcacagagaaaCTATCTCTGTAAGTGGAATGACTGTCTGCTTCTCAAGCCCCGGGGGCCCATAACCACTGTGCCATGAGGCCTTGGGCTATACAGACCAGAGCACTACCAACCTAGGGAGTGGTTGGCATGTTCTGGATTCTGCTAGGAAATTGTCTTTTAGCACATATTCCAGATATGAACTGGACAAATGGAAGGTTACAGAAAGTTTCAAGGAGCATTAGGATACACCCATAACTTGCCATTTACCTGTTGACATTTATAAAAACTCCACAGGTTTAATACTCGCTTCTCCACAGAAGAGCAGGATGGGAGGCAGAGGCTGAAAGCTGAACGCACACAGCAGTTGACCCACATTTCATAGTGTTTTGAGCCAACGTTATATAGGTGGGAAATTTCACATGACATTCCAGCTTTTCAGCTTGTCTTGCAACATGGTAAGATCTGGCAGCTCTGAGACCACATTCCCCAAAGGTGGTGGCAATCCAAGCTGACAGACGCCCATTCCACAGGCTTCATCCCTCACATGGTGCCTATGTGGGCCTCACACCCAGCCCCTCCTTCACCTGCTGGCTCCTACAGACCCCAGGTGCCAGGAAATGGCACCGTATTCAATGAAATACAGAGATGGCAGAGCTCCGCCCTGGAAGGGGTACGAATCCCTGGCAGAAAAGGCCAAGGGCCGGTTCCGGCCAAACCTCACCTCCAGAACCTGACCACTGCATTGACCCCGGGCCTCAGGCTTTCCCAGATTTCTCTCTGTACAGCAGGGACATGGCAGGGCACATTCAGGCAAGACTCTGTGGGCCGCACAGATTCCTGATATGCTGTGATTGTTGCTGCAGCAATTTTCTCTGGGTCCTAGTTTCTCCTAAGAGAGACAGGCTCACCCTGACAATGATTATCAAGGGTGGTGGTGGAAAGGGACCAAGTCCCTGTGACGTGTGGCCGGGAAGAGGGTGTAGGACTTGGGAAAGACCCTCCTGGAGATTCCAGTACCCCTTTCCCAACCCCAGTTGGTAGTCCCTGGTCAAGAAGGACCGTCCCGGCTCCCATGATCCAGCCACTCACCCTGGGCCCAGTGGGACTCCCCctggtgtgctctctctgtgcCATGCTGTGGTCAGTGGCTTCTTCTGCACCATCAGCCACCGGAGCCCACTTGGCAGTCTTGGTGATGCCACATGTAGACTTAGACAGCTAAGCCCCCCTGTTTGAAGTGTCATACCGCCCTCGAAGCTAGGGAGGTGCTGAGACGTCAGCCATACTGCTCCGGACTCCCGTAATAGCCAAAATCTCAGTATGTtcttgaagaggaaaataaaaagggaaaactatAAACATTGTTTGTGACGCAGCTGATCTGAATTGCAACATCTGGGAAGACCTGCAAGTATTACCTTAGGGTACTCTACTCTTGCCTTCCCTCTTCCAAGTTTTTCAGCACACCGTCTGTCCAGTCAGAGTGCCCCCATGTGGCCATGTCCATACAGTGAGGATGACTTGTCTAAAGTAACAAGGACACATTTCTGGGCACCCTCATCCCTATAGTCATCTTCTAGGGGGACAGAGGTGTTATTGTTGGCTGTTTCTACCTCTCCAGGCGGCTGACTGGGTATAACTCTCTGTCTTAGGAATTAGGGATATGAATGTTCTTACTCTGTTGCTGGGAGTGGAATGGAGGTAGAAGGACGTCTGTCTTGGGGGAATCCTTCCACCTTTTGTGCAGGGGTCAGTGTGGAGGCTTTCCTCAGGGAACCTTGCAAGAGTGATGAAGGGTGTGGGGGCGGAATCCACCACTTAGCATGTGGacttaggcaagttacttgatGTCTCTGACCCTCCAACTCCTTGTCTGTGTCTAGGGACCACCTCACTGGGTTGTTCCAGCGAGTAAACATAGAGTCCTTAACTCGGTGCCTGGCATGCAGTGAGCCCTCTATAACCGTTAGTTCTTCTTAATCATGATGACAACATAAAAAAGAGTCTATCTTTGGGTCCACATTAGCCCCctgtttacttctttctttggTCAGATCTTACGCCTTCTGGCCCCCATTGCTGGGCCCCTGCCGTTAGCTCTGTTTCTGTCGCTTTCTGTTGAAAGCCCAATCCTCTTGCCTTTCAAGAGCGCTCAAAATGTTACTGTTTCTAGGTCAAGTTTCCCAAGCCCCTCAGTGTGATGCAAGTGTTGTCTGTGATGCCTTCAGAGCTTTCGTTAGCTCCCTATACCCCTGACATATCGGGTTGAGGCATCAGTGAGCAGACTCTTGCCTCTCACCTTCACCTCCCTGGAGAGCTCtaaccccccgccccgccccgttACAGCCTCTTGCGTCTGTGCAGGTAGCTGGGGGCGGGCCCACTGCAAACAGGCCAGGTGTGCGGGTGGAGTGCGTGGTCAGAGCAGGGCAGGGTATGCTGCCCGAACCACAGCCTCCAAAGATTAGTGCCCTAGCAGCACCTCACGTTTGTTTCTTGTTCCCCTAGAGCATGCCTCGAGTGTGGGGGGCAGTCTAGGGGTGTCATCTTTATTTGGTGGCTCACTGTTCTGGGTTGCTTTGGTCATATGACATCTCTGTAAGAGCAGATGCGCCCTTCATCTCtaaggcagggaagagagaaaaccaaatgcTTCTGCCTGAAACTGTGCCAGCTTCAAGCTGCAAGTCTCTGGGCTCCAAAGCCACCCTACTGGGATTCTGCAAATACTCACCTCCTTGGCCCACCCACTCCCTGCCTTGtcagcagggctgctggagggcaAGGGAGTGAAGAAGGCACTTGCTCCTTCCTGTTCGTGCTCCTTTCAGTGACATCCCATGAGGGCCCTGCGCCCTCCCAGCAGCACTCGCTTCAGTCTCCAGCTCCTTTGGACACAAACAGAAGCACTGCCAGCAGCAGCAGGCAGCAGCTCCTCCTCAGAGGTCTGGTTCCCAGTCCCTGGGCTCCTCTAACCTCCTACGTTCGGATACTTTCAACATCTTCCTTTTGCTTCCAGCCCAAAGAGTGGCAGCTTTTTCCAGGTATTTATTACCTCTGTGCCACCTGTTTGCTTTTACAGCCCTCCAGCCCTTGTTACACCGAGGTCCAATGTTAAATGATCCTTATTAAATACCTAGTGTGGCATCTGTTTTCCTGGCTGAATCCTAATGAATACAGGGACGAATGTCTTTTCTGCTTACATTTCACTGGCCAGCAGTCACCTGGCCTCTTCCAACCTCAGGTGGTTGGGGAGTGCGCTGAAGGCGGAGAACCAATATTTGGCCAAGGACCTTGTATTTTGGAATTCAAACCACGTGTTCCAGTAACTCGTTCAGGATAGCAAAATTTCTGACCACTCAGGGGCTTAAGACAACCATTTTATTGTGCTGattctgtgggttaggaattcAGGGATGGCTTGTCTTTGCTTCCTGTTATCTGGGACCTCTCAGCTGCAAAGATCCAAAAGCTGGAAATGGCTTGAGACAACTAGGGCTGACATCACCTGAAGTCTCATTCACTCACCTGTCTGGTGCCTGGACCCAGGAGACTCAAAGAGTGGGACACCTGACCGAATGCTTGCATTATTCTgcacctggcttttttttttttttttaaagattttatttattatttatttgacagagatagagacagccagcgagagagggaacacaagcagggggagtgggagaggaagaagcaggctcctagcagaggagcctgatgtggggctcgatcccagaacgccgggatcacaccctgagccgaaggcagacgcttaacgactgagccacccaggcgcccctgcacttgGCTTTTTAACTTCGTAATATGTCATGGTTTCTTTCCAGATCAGTAAATAGAAGGCTACTGTATTCTTTTTGCTATAGCTGCATAGCATTCCATTACGTTTTGTgtacaatttatttaatcattttcccATTGTTGCTTATTTGGGTATTTCCCCAGTCTCTTGCTGTTACAAACAGTCTGCAATGAATAGTGTCCAGTGTGTCACAAGTGGGTAGACCTGCCTGATGAGTGTATGTGCAATGTGTAACGTCCCTTCCTAGGAATTGTACAATTTAAACTCCACCAGCGATGTCTTGTTTTTCTACCATGTTATTGACAGATTGTGTAACCAAAATTTTGCAGTTTTGTCAATGATAGTGACAAATGGCCTTTCcgtgttttattttgcttttctcctgttatgAGTAAGATCGAGCATCTTGTCATATGTTTGagttctttgcatttccttttctgtgaactgCTTGAACCCTTCACCTGTTTTTATATTAGATTATTGGTTATTTCATCTTCacatatttaagaatttattatattttcctttattagaGAGATTAGATAGATTGGCTCTTTTCTGGAATATGAATTGGAACTATTTTTTCCCAGGCCTGCTATTtccttgaacttaaaaaaaaacttgctatgcagaagtttttatttatatggcACTGAAATGATCAATCTTTCCTTTTGTGGATTTTGTATTTTGAGGCATGATTTAAAAGGCTACTCCCTTGCCAGGATTATACAGGAATTCTTTCACATCTTTTATTTAGTTTCattgtttacatttaaatgtttgaTTCATTTGGAATTCGTTCTGGTGTAATGTGTGGGTGATATGGATCCAACTTTTAAGTTTGAggtggctatccagttgtcccaacatTATCTATTGAACTGCTCATTTTTACTCCACTGACTTGAGGTGCCAGCTTTACCAAATACTAAATTCCTGCATGTTCTTGAGACTatggactttctgttctgttcctttagTTTTTTCAGTGCTAATATCATAAGTTATTGAGGCATTATAATTTAGAGGAGCTAGTCTCCTCTCATTGCTCTTTTTCagaggttttctatttttatttttccaaatgaatggCAGTGCCATACTCTTTAATTTACAGTgggtttattgtattttttatttttatttttttaaagattttatttatttgagagagagaggcagcgagagagggaacacaagtagggggagtgggagagaaataagcaggcttcccagcggagcaaggagcccaatgtggggctcgatcccaggactctgggattatgacccgagctgaaggcagatgcccaatgactgagccacccaggcaccccttatcgTATCTTTTAAACCTTGATGTCcctttaaaaacattcttaactATGTTGTCATAAACTGTACACTCTTTCTGGAAATGTGTGTACTCCTGGGGCTCTTTGCAGTTCCACCCTGTTCACCCTTTGGAGGTCCTTCTGAGCCGGATTCACTGGGACCGGACACCAAGTTTCCACAACATGAGTAGACACTAGATTTCAGGCTGGTTTACGTGGGTCTGAATCAAAGTTAGAGACATATATTAATTATTAGGATTCTTGTAGCACCCAATACATGCATTTTAGGTTACTAAACGTGGCTTTCTAGGTTACTTTTCAGAACATATGCTGTGAGAAACAAGGTCTTATACTTCTACACGTGGACATTCTTCCTGCAGAGCAGTTCTCTTTGGTAAACTATGTAACTGCAAAACGTATTTTCTCTAAGACCACTGAATCATCCTAGAAATAAACATGAAGAGTGTCAGAGATGATAACTTAGGCCTGGGCAGGCCAAATCATTTACCAACTATCATGGACATCCATAAAAAGTGCAACCCACCCACTGAAAGGAGTAGGGACATCCAAGGAGGTCTGGGAAGTTTGCAAATCAGGAAGTGAGAAGTTGGCCTGTGTCCTTAGCAAGACAGACTTAATGATTAGGTCggtttattttattgatttgacgGTGTCCAGGACCCTCTAGTCCTGTGATGTCTGTGTATTAGTCTTTAGGTTCATCTtatattccctttttaaaaaatcgagaTGAAATTTACttaacacaaaattaaccattttaaagagaattcaatggcatttagtacattcacagtattGTGCAACCACGACCTCTGTAgagttccaaaacatttccaaagtaaaaccccatacccatttttttatttttatttttttaaaataatttttactttgttatattagtcaccatacagtacatccctggtttttgatgcaatgttccatgattcattagttgcatataacacccagtgctccatcaccagcctatcccattcccccacctccctcccttctgaagccctcagtttgtttctcagagtccatattctctcgtggttcattccctcttctgtttaccccccttcattcttcccatccttctcctaccgatctccctgctatttcttatgttccataaatgagtgaaaccatgtgataattgtctttctctgcttgacttatttcgcttagcataatctcctccag
Coding sequences:
- the MLNR gene encoding LOW QUALITY PROTEIN: motilin receptor (The sequence of the model RefSeq protein was modified relative to this genomic sequence to represent the inferred CDS: inserted 2 bases in 1 codon), which gives rise to MGSPWNSSDGAEGALLPCDERLCSPFPLGALVPVTAVCLGLFAVGVSGNVVTVLLIGRYRDMRTTTNLYLGSMAVSDLLILLGLPFDLYRLWRSRPWVFGQLLCRLSLYVGEGCTYATLLHMTALSVERYLAICRPLRARVLVTRRRVRALIAALWAVALLSAGPFFFLVGVEQDPGVAAVPDLNGXAAPRTPAPRTWPPPSPPSGPEAAEAAAAAALFSRECRPSPSQLGALRVMLWVTTAYFFLPFLCLSVLYGLIGRELWRSRGPLRGPAASGREKGHRQTVRVLLVVVLAFIVCWLPFHVGRIIYINTEDSRMMNFSQYFNIVALQLFYLSASINPILYNLISKKYRAAARKLLLARQSRQRSFCRSRDTEGDTGGGTAGYTETSANVQTSSTSMAKRVASSHDAGTSGKTGDNSTSEEMFKTIAQHLLGT